The Dunckerocampus dactyliophorus isolate RoL2022-P2 chromosome 1, RoL_Ddac_1.1, whole genome shotgun sequence genome has a segment encoding these proteins:
- the LOC129185817 gene encoding glutamate receptor-interacting protein 2-like isoform X1 yields MSARIVFGKAHLTRKQVSFGFCQPDLRRSSHSKRKMFSFSLRCRLGIIRGRTKDEGPYSKGNKQSGASDQSHFSQRRSLSEEYRGVTTVDLMKREGSNLGLTISGGSDKDGKPRVSNLRPGGLAARSDQLNVGDHIKSVNGINLSKLRHDEIISLLKNIGERVVLEVEYELPPFVQTPSGVTTKTTEVCLLKEGNSFGFVIRGGYHEDWRRSRPLVVTHVRPGGPADREGTLKAGDRVLSIDGMPLNREKHADALTMLMQSGQEALFLIEYDISVMEALQQASGPLLVEIGKGASSSLGVSLTTSLYRNKQVIIIDKIKAASVAERCGALNAGDVLLTIDGTSTEHCSLMEALQLLGNTTDIVKLEILPSSQSRLPVRPQDTVKVQKSSHHHWDQSSSNFCLPPHASHSKTWSSPSHPHNQQDHSKSLVSGGFSPSSTATSGFSSQGSNTLPCPMAPTAPTSPRASTGKRRNRKKDHKSSLSLASSSVGPGGQIFHVEAIEVMLRGDPLTGFGIQLQGGVFATETLSAPPVIRFIEPDSPAERSGLLQVGDRLLSINGIPTEDGTLEEAHQLLRDSALTNKVTVEIEFDVAESVVPSSGTFYVKLPKRRGMELGITISASKKPSKPLIISDIRKGSIAHRTGTLEPGDRLLAIDSVRLENCTMEDAMHVLEQAEDMVKLRIQKDEDNIDELEMSGSIIYTVELKRYNGPLGITISGTEEPFDPIVISGLTKKGLAERTGAIHIGDRVLAINGVSLKGKTLSEAIHLLQMAGESVTLKIKKQADRMLASPPFHEYDARRVLDRETGFLSDLDDELMDSQRLGKHSEIYSATVPSIDSAMSSWDGSGCDAGYSTQGTYLHKDLLLNSNEWRRTKYRSPVGSSSAGLMQQTGLYDVRLTEDDWDKLPGFVSPPHCHGTLNQEDSFWSQALLDLETCGQSEILRELEASMTGSALSLYLEETKTNEDFMFLSELSPIKCEDSNVTPKNRSNHSMSTGSEDMTSRGSRWSDSSSATLALQKVTVRKDPESHDFGFSVSDGLLEKGVFVNMIRPKGPADQAGLKPYDRILQVNHVRTRDLDCCLTVPLIMEAGASLDLVISRNPVETGNTGGVPSDRNDPSISLLCFSERRTKSIAL; encoded by the exons ATGAGGGACCATACTCAAAGGGAAACAAGCAGTCCGGGGCATCTGACCAATCACATTTCTCCCAAAGGCGCAGCCTTTCAG AAGAGTACCGAGGAGTGACCACAGTAGACCTGATGAAAAGGGAAGGCAGCAACCTCGGCCTCACCATCTCCGGAGGCTCCGATAAGGACGGCAAACCCAGAGTGTCAAACCTACGGCCAGGTGGGCTGGCTGCCAG GAGTGACCAGCTGAATGTAGGAGACCACATTAAGTCAGTCAACGGCATCAACCTGTCCAAGCTTCGTCATGATGAAATTATCAGCCTGCTGAAGAACATCGGAGAGCGAGTTGTGCTGGAGGTGGAGTACGAGCTGCCTCCATTTG TCCAGACTCCATCAGGAGTCACAACCAAAACCACAGAAGTGTGTTTGCTCAAAGAGGGGAACAGTTTTGGGTTTGTCATCAGAG GGGGCTACCATGAAGACTGGCGCAGGTCTCGTCCTCTGGTGGTGACCCATGTCAGACCAGGAGGTCCAGCTGACAG GGAGGGCACGTTAAAGGCTGGCGACAGAGTATTGAGCATAGACGGCATGCCTTTAAACAGAGAGAAGCATGCTGACGCGTTGACCATGCTGATGCAGAGCGGCCAGGAAGCTTTGTTCCTGATTGAGTATGACATCTCTGTCATgg AGGCTTTACAACAAGCCTCAGGTCCTCTACTGGTGGAAATAGGGAAAGGTGCCTCCTCCAGCCTGGGCGTCAGCCTCACCACATCCCTATACAGGAACAAACAAGTCATCATTATCGACAAGATAAAGGCGGCCAGCGTGGCTGAAAG GTGTGGAGCGCTGAACGCAGGTGATGTTCTGCTGACCATAGATGGAACCAGCACGGAACACTGCTCTCTAATGGAGGCCTTGCAGCTTCTGGGCAACACCACTGATATTGTCAAACTGGAGATTCTACCATCCAGTCAGAGCAGACTCCCTGTCCGGCCACAAGACACAG TAAAAGTGCAGAAGAGCAGCCATCATCACTGGGACCAAAGCAGCAGCAACTTCTGCCTGCCCCCTCATGCCAGCCACAGCAAGACATGGAGCAGCCCAAGCCACCCACACAACCAGCAGGACCATAGCAAAT CTCTGGTGAGTGGTGGCTTCTCCCCTTCCTCCACAGCCACATCAGGCTTCAGCAGCCAGGGGAGCAACACGCTGCCCTGCCCCATGGCGCCCACAGCACCCACCAGCCCTCGTGCTTCCACAGGAAAGAGGAGGAACAGGAAGAAGGACCACAAGAGCTCAT TGTCCCTCGCATCCAGTTCTGTGGGCCCAGGGGGTCAAATTTTTCACGTGGAAGCCATTGAAGTCATGCTGAGAGGGGATCCGCTCACAGGTTTTGGGATTCAGCTGCAGGGGGGTGTCTTTGCCACAGAAACCCTCTCTGCTCCACCCGTCATCCGCTTTATCGAGCCTGACAGCCCGGCTGAGAG GTCCGGATTGCTGCAGGTAGGAGACAGACTCTTGTCCATCAATGGCATCCCAACTGAAGATGGCACTTTGGAGGAAGCCCACCAGCTGCTCAGAGACTCCGCTTTGACCAATAAGGTCACAGTGGAGATTGAGTTTGATGTTGCTG AGTCTGTAGTTCCCAGCAGTGGTACCTTCTATGTCAAACTACCCAAGCGAAGAGGAATGGAACTGGGCATCACCATCAGTG CAAGTAAGAAGCCTAGCAAGCCACTCATCATCTCTGACATCAGAAAAGGCAGCATAGCACACAG GACAGGCACTTTGGAGCCTGGAGACAGGCTGTTGGCCATCGACAGTGTGCGTCTTGAGAACTGCACCATGGAGGATGCCATGCACGTCCTGGAGCAGGCAGAGGACATGGTCAAGCTCAGAATCCAGAAGGACGAGGACAACATTG ATGAGCTGGAGATGTCAGGATCTATCATATACACAGTGGAGCTGAAGAGATATAACGGACCACTGGGGATCACAATTTCTGGCACTGAGGAACCTTTTGACCCCATCGTCATTTCAGGTCTCACCAAGAAAGGCTTGGCAGAGAG GACTGGGGCCATCCACATAGGGGACCGTGTGCTGGCTATCAATGGGGTCAGTCTGAAAGGCAAAACGCTGAGCGAGGCCATCCACCTCTTGCAGATGGCCGGGGAGTCCGTCACCCTCAAGATCAAGAAACAAGCCGACCGTATGTTGGCCTCACCTCCTTTTCATG AGTATGATGCCAGGCGGGTTCTGGACAGAGAAACTGGGTTTCTGAGTGACCTAGACGATGAACTGATGGACTCACAGAGACTCGGGAAACACTCGGAGATCTATTCTGCCACCGTTCCCAGTATTGATTCTGCGATGAGCTCCTGGGATGGCTCAGGATGCGACGCTGGCTACAGTACCCAAG GAACATATCTTCACAAAGATTTGTTGCTCAATTCCAATGAATGGAGGAGAACAAAGTACAGGAGCCCAGTGGGGTCCAGCTCTGCAGGACTGATGCAGCAAACGGGGCTCTATGATGTGAGACTAACAGAGGATGACTGGGACAAGTTGCCTGG ATTCGTCAGCCCCCCTCATTGCCATGGCACCCTCAACCAAGAGGATAGCTTTTGGTCCCAGGCTCTGCTGGACCTGGAGACCTGTGGCCAGTCAGAGATCCTCAGGGAGCTTGAG GCATCTATGACAGGTAGCGCTCTTAGTCTGTACCTGGAGGAGACCAAGACCAATGAAGACTTCATGTTTCTATCAGAACTAAGTCCCATTAAATGTGAGGATAGTAACGTGACACCAAAGAATAGGAGCAACCACAGCATGTCCACTGGCTCTGAAGATATGACATCTCGTGGTAGCAGGTGGTCTGATTCGTCTTCCGCTACCCTGGCCCTGCAGAAG GTGACCGTCAGAAAGGACCCTGAGAGCCACGACTTTGGCTTCAGCGTATCTGACGGTCTTCTAGAAAAAGGAGTTTTTGTCAACATGATCCGTCCCAAAGGCCCAGCTGACCAGGCGGGCCTCAAGCCTTACGATCGCATACTTCAG GTGAATCATGTGCGCACCAGAGACTTGGACTGCTGTCTCACTGTGCCCCTGATTATGGAAGCGGGGGCCAGCTTGGATCTGGTCATTAGCAGGAATCCTGTGGAAACAGGCAACACCGGGGGGGTGCCCAGCGACCGCAACGACCCCTCCATCTCGCTGCTCTGCTTCTCTGAGCGCCGCACCAAAAGCATTGCCCTGTGA
- the LOC129185817 gene encoding glutamate receptor-interacting protein 2-like isoform X3, with translation MSARIVFGKAHLTRKQVSFGFCQPDLRRSSHSKRKMFSFSLRCRLGIIRGRTKDEGPYSKGNKQSGASDQSHFSQRRSLSEEYRGVTTVDLMKREGSNLGLTISGGSDKDGKPRVSNLRPGGLAARSDQLNVGDHIKSVNGINLSKLRHDEIISLLKNIGERVVLEVEYELPPFVQTPSGVTTKTTEVCLLKEGNSFGFVIRGGYHEDWRRSRPLVVTHVRPGGPADREGTLKAGDRVLSIDGMPLNREKHADALTMLMQSGQEALFLIEYDISVMEALQQASGPLLVEIGKGASSSLGVSLTTSLYRNKQVIIIDKIKAASVAERCGALNAGDVLLTIDGTSTEHCSLMEALQLLGNTTDIVKLEILPSSQSRLPVRPQDTVKVQKSSHHHWDQSSSNFCLPPHASHSKTWSSPSHPHNQQDHSKSTSGFSSQGSNTLPCPMAPTAPTSPRASTGKRRNRKKDHKSSLSLASSSVGPGGQIFHVEAIEVMLRGDPLTGFGIQLQGGVFATETLSAPPVIRFIEPDSPAERSGLLQVGDRLLSINGIPTEDGTLEEAHQLLRDSALTNKVTVEIEFDVAESVVPSSGTFYVKLPKRRGMELGITISASKKPSKPLIISDIRKGSIAHRTGTLEPGDRLLAIDSVRLENCTMEDAMHVLEQAEDMVKLRIQKDEDNIDELEMSGSIIYTVELKRYNGPLGITISGTEEPFDPIVISGLTKKGLAERTGAIHIGDRVLAINGVSLKGKTLSEAIHLLQMAGESVTLKIKKQADRMLASPPFHEYDARRVLDRETGFLSDLDDELMDSQRLGKHSEIYSATVPSIDSAMSSWDGSGCDAGYSTQGTYLHKDLLLNSNEWRRTKYRSPVGSSSAGLMQQTGLYDVRLTEDDWDKLPGFVSPPHCHGTLNQEDSFWSQALLDLETCGQSEILRELEASMTGSALSLYLEETKTNEDFMFLSELSPIKCEDSNVTPKNRSNHSMSTGSEDMTSRGSRWSDSSSATLALQKVTVRKDPESHDFGFSVSDGLLEKGVFVNMIRPKGPADQAGLKPYDRILQVNHVRTRDLDCCLTVPLIMEAGASLDLVISRNPVETGNTGGVPSDRNDPSISLLCFSERRTKSIAL, from the exons ATGAGGGACCATACTCAAAGGGAAACAAGCAGTCCGGGGCATCTGACCAATCACATTTCTCCCAAAGGCGCAGCCTTTCAG AAGAGTACCGAGGAGTGACCACAGTAGACCTGATGAAAAGGGAAGGCAGCAACCTCGGCCTCACCATCTCCGGAGGCTCCGATAAGGACGGCAAACCCAGAGTGTCAAACCTACGGCCAGGTGGGCTGGCTGCCAG GAGTGACCAGCTGAATGTAGGAGACCACATTAAGTCAGTCAACGGCATCAACCTGTCCAAGCTTCGTCATGATGAAATTATCAGCCTGCTGAAGAACATCGGAGAGCGAGTTGTGCTGGAGGTGGAGTACGAGCTGCCTCCATTTG TCCAGACTCCATCAGGAGTCACAACCAAAACCACAGAAGTGTGTTTGCTCAAAGAGGGGAACAGTTTTGGGTTTGTCATCAGAG GGGGCTACCATGAAGACTGGCGCAGGTCTCGTCCTCTGGTGGTGACCCATGTCAGACCAGGAGGTCCAGCTGACAG GGAGGGCACGTTAAAGGCTGGCGACAGAGTATTGAGCATAGACGGCATGCCTTTAAACAGAGAGAAGCATGCTGACGCGTTGACCATGCTGATGCAGAGCGGCCAGGAAGCTTTGTTCCTGATTGAGTATGACATCTCTGTCATgg AGGCTTTACAACAAGCCTCAGGTCCTCTACTGGTGGAAATAGGGAAAGGTGCCTCCTCCAGCCTGGGCGTCAGCCTCACCACATCCCTATACAGGAACAAACAAGTCATCATTATCGACAAGATAAAGGCGGCCAGCGTGGCTGAAAG GTGTGGAGCGCTGAACGCAGGTGATGTTCTGCTGACCATAGATGGAACCAGCACGGAACACTGCTCTCTAATGGAGGCCTTGCAGCTTCTGGGCAACACCACTGATATTGTCAAACTGGAGATTCTACCATCCAGTCAGAGCAGACTCCCTGTCCGGCCACAAGACACAG TAAAAGTGCAGAAGAGCAGCCATCATCACTGGGACCAAAGCAGCAGCAACTTCTGCCTGCCCCCTCATGCCAGCCACAGCAAGACATGGAGCAGCCCAAGCCACCCACACAACCAGCAGGACCATAGCAAAT CCACATCAGGCTTCAGCAGCCAGGGGAGCAACACGCTGCCCTGCCCCATGGCGCCCACAGCACCCACCAGCCCTCGTGCTTCCACAGGAAAGAGGAGGAACAGGAAGAAGGACCACAAGAGCTCAT TGTCCCTCGCATCCAGTTCTGTGGGCCCAGGGGGTCAAATTTTTCACGTGGAAGCCATTGAAGTCATGCTGAGAGGGGATCCGCTCACAGGTTTTGGGATTCAGCTGCAGGGGGGTGTCTTTGCCACAGAAACCCTCTCTGCTCCACCCGTCATCCGCTTTATCGAGCCTGACAGCCCGGCTGAGAG GTCCGGATTGCTGCAGGTAGGAGACAGACTCTTGTCCATCAATGGCATCCCAACTGAAGATGGCACTTTGGAGGAAGCCCACCAGCTGCTCAGAGACTCCGCTTTGACCAATAAGGTCACAGTGGAGATTGAGTTTGATGTTGCTG AGTCTGTAGTTCCCAGCAGTGGTACCTTCTATGTCAAACTACCCAAGCGAAGAGGAATGGAACTGGGCATCACCATCAGTG CAAGTAAGAAGCCTAGCAAGCCACTCATCATCTCTGACATCAGAAAAGGCAGCATAGCACACAG GACAGGCACTTTGGAGCCTGGAGACAGGCTGTTGGCCATCGACAGTGTGCGTCTTGAGAACTGCACCATGGAGGATGCCATGCACGTCCTGGAGCAGGCAGAGGACATGGTCAAGCTCAGAATCCAGAAGGACGAGGACAACATTG ATGAGCTGGAGATGTCAGGATCTATCATATACACAGTGGAGCTGAAGAGATATAACGGACCACTGGGGATCACAATTTCTGGCACTGAGGAACCTTTTGACCCCATCGTCATTTCAGGTCTCACCAAGAAAGGCTTGGCAGAGAG GACTGGGGCCATCCACATAGGGGACCGTGTGCTGGCTATCAATGGGGTCAGTCTGAAAGGCAAAACGCTGAGCGAGGCCATCCACCTCTTGCAGATGGCCGGGGAGTCCGTCACCCTCAAGATCAAGAAACAAGCCGACCGTATGTTGGCCTCACCTCCTTTTCATG AGTATGATGCCAGGCGGGTTCTGGACAGAGAAACTGGGTTTCTGAGTGACCTAGACGATGAACTGATGGACTCACAGAGACTCGGGAAACACTCGGAGATCTATTCTGCCACCGTTCCCAGTATTGATTCTGCGATGAGCTCCTGGGATGGCTCAGGATGCGACGCTGGCTACAGTACCCAAG GAACATATCTTCACAAAGATTTGTTGCTCAATTCCAATGAATGGAGGAGAACAAAGTACAGGAGCCCAGTGGGGTCCAGCTCTGCAGGACTGATGCAGCAAACGGGGCTCTATGATGTGAGACTAACAGAGGATGACTGGGACAAGTTGCCTGG ATTCGTCAGCCCCCCTCATTGCCATGGCACCCTCAACCAAGAGGATAGCTTTTGGTCCCAGGCTCTGCTGGACCTGGAGACCTGTGGCCAGTCAGAGATCCTCAGGGAGCTTGAG GCATCTATGACAGGTAGCGCTCTTAGTCTGTACCTGGAGGAGACCAAGACCAATGAAGACTTCATGTTTCTATCAGAACTAAGTCCCATTAAATGTGAGGATAGTAACGTGACACCAAAGAATAGGAGCAACCACAGCATGTCCACTGGCTCTGAAGATATGACATCTCGTGGTAGCAGGTGGTCTGATTCGTCTTCCGCTACCCTGGCCCTGCAGAAG GTGACCGTCAGAAAGGACCCTGAGAGCCACGACTTTGGCTTCAGCGTATCTGACGGTCTTCTAGAAAAAGGAGTTTTTGTCAACATGATCCGTCCCAAAGGCCCAGCTGACCAGGCGGGCCTCAAGCCTTACGATCGCATACTTCAG GTGAATCATGTGCGCACCAGAGACTTGGACTGCTGTCTCACTGTGCCCCTGATTATGGAAGCGGGGGCCAGCTTGGATCTGGTCATTAGCAGGAATCCTGTGGAAACAGGCAACACCGGGGGGGTGCCCAGCGACCGCAACGACCCCTCCATCTCGCTGCTCTGCTTCTCTGAGCGCCGCACCAAAAGCATTGCCCTGTGA
- the LOC129185817 gene encoding glutamate receptor-interacting protein 2-like isoform X5 → MSARIVFGKAHLTRKQVSFGFCQPDLRRSSHSKRKMFSFSLRCRLGIIRGRTKDEGPYSKGNKQSGASDQSHFSQRRSLSEEYRGVTTVDLMKREGSNLGLTISGGSDKDGKPRVSNLRPGGLAARSDQLNVGDHIKSVNGINLSKLRHDEIISLLKNIGERVVLEVEYELPPFVQTPSGVTTKTTEVCLLKEGNSFGFVIRGGYHEDWRRSRPLVVTHVRPGGPADREGTLKAGDRVLSIDGMPLNREKHADALTMLMQSGQEALFLIEYDISVMEALQQASGPLLVEIGKGASSSLGVSLTTSLYRNKQVIIIDKIKAASVAERCGALNAGDVLLTIDGTSTEHCSLMEALQLLGNTTDIVKLEILPSSQSRLPVRPQDTVKVQKSSHHHWDQSSSNFCLPPHASHSKTWSSPSHPHNQQDHSKSLVSGGFSPSSTATSGFSSQGSNTLPCPMAPTAPTSPRASTGKRRNRKKDHKSSLSLASSSVGPGGQIFHVEAIEVMLRGDPLTGFGIQLQGGVFATETLSAPPVIRFIEPDSPAERSGLLQVGDRLLSINGIPTEDGTLEEAHQLLRDSALTNKVTVEIEFDVAESVVPSSGTFYVKLPKRRGMELGITISASKKPSKPLIISDIRKGSIAHRTGTLEPGDRLLAIDSVRLENCTMEDAMHVLEQAEDMVKLRIQKDEDNIDELEMSGSIIYTVELKRYNGPLGITISGTEEPFDPIVISGLTKKGLAERTGAIHIGDRVLAINGVSLKGKTLSEAIHLLQMAGESVTLKIKKQADRMLASPPFHEYDARRVLDRETGFLSDLDDELMDSQRLGKHSEIYSATVPSIDSAMSSWDGSGCDAGYSTQGTYLHKDLLLNSNEWRRTKYRSPVGSSSAGLMQQTGLYDVRLTEDDWDKLPGYSLSDLLY, encoded by the exons ATGAGGGACCATACTCAAAGGGAAACAAGCAGTCCGGGGCATCTGACCAATCACATTTCTCCCAAAGGCGCAGCCTTTCAG AAGAGTACCGAGGAGTGACCACAGTAGACCTGATGAAAAGGGAAGGCAGCAACCTCGGCCTCACCATCTCCGGAGGCTCCGATAAGGACGGCAAACCCAGAGTGTCAAACCTACGGCCAGGTGGGCTGGCTGCCAG GAGTGACCAGCTGAATGTAGGAGACCACATTAAGTCAGTCAACGGCATCAACCTGTCCAAGCTTCGTCATGATGAAATTATCAGCCTGCTGAAGAACATCGGAGAGCGAGTTGTGCTGGAGGTGGAGTACGAGCTGCCTCCATTTG TCCAGACTCCATCAGGAGTCACAACCAAAACCACAGAAGTGTGTTTGCTCAAAGAGGGGAACAGTTTTGGGTTTGTCATCAGAG GGGGCTACCATGAAGACTGGCGCAGGTCTCGTCCTCTGGTGGTGACCCATGTCAGACCAGGAGGTCCAGCTGACAG GGAGGGCACGTTAAAGGCTGGCGACAGAGTATTGAGCATAGACGGCATGCCTTTAAACAGAGAGAAGCATGCTGACGCGTTGACCATGCTGATGCAGAGCGGCCAGGAAGCTTTGTTCCTGATTGAGTATGACATCTCTGTCATgg AGGCTTTACAACAAGCCTCAGGTCCTCTACTGGTGGAAATAGGGAAAGGTGCCTCCTCCAGCCTGGGCGTCAGCCTCACCACATCCCTATACAGGAACAAACAAGTCATCATTATCGACAAGATAAAGGCGGCCAGCGTGGCTGAAAG GTGTGGAGCGCTGAACGCAGGTGATGTTCTGCTGACCATAGATGGAACCAGCACGGAACACTGCTCTCTAATGGAGGCCTTGCAGCTTCTGGGCAACACCACTGATATTGTCAAACTGGAGATTCTACCATCCAGTCAGAGCAGACTCCCTGTCCGGCCACAAGACACAG TAAAAGTGCAGAAGAGCAGCCATCATCACTGGGACCAAAGCAGCAGCAACTTCTGCCTGCCCCCTCATGCCAGCCACAGCAAGACATGGAGCAGCCCAAGCCACCCACACAACCAGCAGGACCATAGCAAAT CTCTGGTGAGTGGTGGCTTCTCCCCTTCCTCCACAGCCACATCAGGCTTCAGCAGCCAGGGGAGCAACACGCTGCCCTGCCCCATGGCGCCCACAGCACCCACCAGCCCTCGTGCTTCCACAGGAAAGAGGAGGAACAGGAAGAAGGACCACAAGAGCTCAT TGTCCCTCGCATCCAGTTCTGTGGGCCCAGGGGGTCAAATTTTTCACGTGGAAGCCATTGAAGTCATGCTGAGAGGGGATCCGCTCACAGGTTTTGGGATTCAGCTGCAGGGGGGTGTCTTTGCCACAGAAACCCTCTCTGCTCCACCCGTCATCCGCTTTATCGAGCCTGACAGCCCGGCTGAGAG GTCCGGATTGCTGCAGGTAGGAGACAGACTCTTGTCCATCAATGGCATCCCAACTGAAGATGGCACTTTGGAGGAAGCCCACCAGCTGCTCAGAGACTCCGCTTTGACCAATAAGGTCACAGTGGAGATTGAGTTTGATGTTGCTG AGTCTGTAGTTCCCAGCAGTGGTACCTTCTATGTCAAACTACCCAAGCGAAGAGGAATGGAACTGGGCATCACCATCAGTG CAAGTAAGAAGCCTAGCAAGCCACTCATCATCTCTGACATCAGAAAAGGCAGCATAGCACACAG GACAGGCACTTTGGAGCCTGGAGACAGGCTGTTGGCCATCGACAGTGTGCGTCTTGAGAACTGCACCATGGAGGATGCCATGCACGTCCTGGAGCAGGCAGAGGACATGGTCAAGCTCAGAATCCAGAAGGACGAGGACAACATTG ATGAGCTGGAGATGTCAGGATCTATCATATACACAGTGGAGCTGAAGAGATATAACGGACCACTGGGGATCACAATTTCTGGCACTGAGGAACCTTTTGACCCCATCGTCATTTCAGGTCTCACCAAGAAAGGCTTGGCAGAGAG GACTGGGGCCATCCACATAGGGGACCGTGTGCTGGCTATCAATGGGGTCAGTCTGAAAGGCAAAACGCTGAGCGAGGCCATCCACCTCTTGCAGATGGCCGGGGAGTCCGTCACCCTCAAGATCAAGAAACAAGCCGACCGTATGTTGGCCTCACCTCCTTTTCATG AGTATGATGCCAGGCGGGTTCTGGACAGAGAAACTGGGTTTCTGAGTGACCTAGACGATGAACTGATGGACTCACAGAGACTCGGGAAACACTCGGAGATCTATTCTGCCACCGTTCCCAGTATTGATTCTGCGATGAGCTCCTGGGATGGCTCAGGATGCGACGCTGGCTACAGTACCCAAG GAACATATCTTCACAAAGATTTGTTGCTCAATTCCAATGAATGGAGGAGAACAAAGTACAGGAGCCCAGTGGGGTCCAGCTCTGCAGGACTGATGCAGCAAACGGGGCTCTATGATGTGAGACTAACAGAGGATGACTGGGACAAGTTGCCTGG GTATTCTCTCTCTGATCTGCTTTACTAA